Proteins from one Hemiscyllium ocellatum isolate sHemOce1 chromosome 8, sHemOce1.pat.X.cur, whole genome shotgun sequence genomic window:
- the LOC132817804 gene encoding zinc finger protein 234-like, giving the protein MEGESISHSEENSYTCSGCKKGFSQSTGLKNHKCSHTGEKPWKCGYCEKGFSHCSALEIHQRVHTGERPFICSLCGRRFTQLSTLLKHQRVHSEERPFKCPDCDKYFKSSSDLMSHRRVHTEERPFKCPDCGKCYKSSSELMSHRRVHTEERRFRCSDCGAGFKWSSQLTVHQRIHTGERPFTCSECGIGFTQSSHLKSHQQVHTEERPFKCTDCGKCFKSSHYLQSHKRVHTDERPFKCSECGKCFKGSRELIVHHRVHTDERPFRCSHCGNGFKRSSQLTLHQRLHTGERSFICSECGQVFYRFSTLLKHQRVHSGEKPFTCTECGKGFCEACHLKAHQRIHTEERPFKCPDCTRSYKSSRELKLHQRVHTDDRPFRCSQCGTGFKWSSRLTVHQRTHTGERPFTCSDCGKGFTQKIHLMTHQRVHTGERPFKCTHCGKCYVRSWDLIRHQHVHSNEMPVKCPE; this is encoded by the coding sequence ATGGAAGGAGAAAGCATTTCTCACAGTGAGGAGAACAGTTACACATGTTCAGGATGCAAAAAAGGCTTCAGCCAATCAACTGGTCTCAAGAACCACAAatgcagtcacactggggagaaaccatggaagtgtggttACTGTGAGAAAGGATTCAGTCACTGCTCTGCACTCGAAATTCACCAACGTGTTCACACTGGAGAGCGGCCATTCATTTGCTCCCTTTGTGGGAGGCGATTTACTCAGTTATCCACCCTGCTGAAACACCAGAGAgttcacagtgaggagagacCTTTTAAATGTCCAGACTGTGATAAGTACTTTAAAAGTTCCAGTGATCTGATGTCCCATCGGCGTGTTCACACTGAGGAGAGACCTTTTAAATGTCCAGACTGTGGGAAGTGCTACAAAAGTTCCAGTGAGCTGATGTCCCATCGGCGTGTCCACACTGAGGAGAGACGGTTTAGGTGCtctgactgtggggctggtttcaAGTGGTCATCTCAGCTCACTGTTCACCAGCGCattcacacgggggagaggccattcacctgctctgaatGTGGAATTGGATTCACTCAATCATCCCATCTCAAGTCACATCAGCAGGTTCACACTGAGGAGAGACCTTTTAAATGTACAGACTGTGGGAAGTGCTTTAAAAGTTCCCATTATTTGCAGTCCCATAAACGTGTTCATACTGATGAGAGACCTTTTAAATGCTCAGAGTGTGGGAAGTGCTTTAAAGGTTCCAGGGAGTTGATTGTCCATCACCGTGTTCACACTGATGagagaccattcaggtgctctcactgtgggaATGGATTCAAGAGATCATCTCAACTCACTCTACACCAGCgtcttcacactggggagagatcATTCATCTGCTCTGAGTGTGGGCAGGTATTCTATCGGTTCTCCACCCTGTTGAAGCATCAGCGAGTTCATtctggggagaagccattcacttGTACTGAGTGTGGGAAAGGATTTTGTGAGGCTTGCCATCTCAAAGCACACCAGCGAATTCACACTGAGGAGAGACCCTTCAAATGTCCAGATTGTACGAGGAGTTATAAAAGCTCCAGGGAGCTGAAGTTACACCAACGTGTTCACACTGATGACagaccattcaggtgctctcagtgtgggactggctTCAAGTGGTCATCTCGTCTCACCGTACATCAGCGCACTCATACCGGAGAGAGACCGTTCACCTGCTCcgactgtgggaagggattcactcagaaaATTCACCTGATgacacaccagcgagttcacactggggaaagACCTTTTAAATGCACACACTGCGGGAAGTGCTATGTAAGATCCTGGGACCTGATACGCCATCAACATGTTCACTCCAAtgagatgcctgttaaatgtccAGAATGA